The Arvicanthis niloticus isolate mArvNil1 chromosome 2, mArvNil1.pat.X, whole genome shotgun sequence genome includes a window with the following:
- the LOC117704062 gene encoding olfactory receptor 5M3 — MLNFTDVTEFILLGLTSRKELQVLFFIIFLVVYIITMVGNIGMMILIKVTPQLSSPMYFFLSHLSFVDVWFSSNVTPKMLENLLSKTKTISYAGCLVQCFFFIALVHVEIFILAVMAFDRYMAIGKPLLYGSKMSRVVCIRRISFPYIYGFLTSLAATLWTYGLYFCGKTEINHFYCADPPLIKMACAGTFVKEYTMIILAGINFTYSLTVVIISYLFILIAILRMRSAEGRRKAFSTCGSHLTAVVIFYGTLIFMYLRRPTEESVEQGKMVAVFYTTVIPMLNPMIYSLRNKDVKEAMDKVISRTCLTK, encoded by the coding sequence ATGCTCAATTTCACAGATGTGACTGAATTCATTCTTCTGGGATTAACCAGTAGAAAAGAACTGCAAGTTCtctttttcatcatttttcttgTGGTCTATATCATAACCATGGTGGGCAACATTGGCATGATGATATTAATTAAAGTCACTCCACAGCTGAGCAGCCCAATGTACTTTTTCCTgagccatttgtcatttgttgaTGTGTGGTTTTCTTCCAACGTTACTCCTAAAATGCTGGAAAACTTGCtgtcaaagacaaaaacaatttcTTATGCTGGCTGCTTGGTACAGTGCTTCTTCTTCATTGCTCTTGTTCATGTAGAAATCTTCATTCTTGCTGTCATGGCCTTTGACAGGTACATGGCCATTGGAAAGCCTCTGCTCTATGGCAGCAAAATGTCCAGGGTGGTTTGCATTCGACGTATTTCTTTCCCATACATATATGGGTTTTTGACGAGTCTGGCTGCAACCTTATGGACATATGGCTTGTACTTCTGTGGGAAAACTGAGATCAACCACTTCTACTGTGCAGACCCACCCCTCATCAAGATGGCCTGTGCAGGGACTTTTGTAAAAGAATATACGATGATTATACTTGCAGGCATTAACTTCACCTACTCTCTTACTGTAGTCATCATCTCCTACCTGTTCATTCTCATTGCTATTCTCAGAATGCGCTCAGCAGAAGGCAGGCGCAAGGCATTTTCCACCTGTGGGTCTCACCTCACAGCTGTTGTAATATTTTATGGCACTCTCATCTTCATGTATCTCAGACGACCCACTGAGGAGTCGGTGGAGCAAGGAAAGATGGTGGCTGTGTTCTATACCACAGTGATCCCCATGCTGAATCCCATGATCTACAGTCTGAGAAACAAGGATGTGAAAGAAGCCATGGACAAAGTGATTAGTCGAACGTGcttaacaaagtaa